One Aegilops tauschii subsp. strangulata cultivar AL8/78 chromosome 2, Aet v6.0, whole genome shotgun sequence genomic window, gacaacggggaaaatgctcggatgcatgagacgaacacgtatgcaaatgcaatgcacatgatgacatgatatgaaaatgcatgacatgacaaaatgcaaaacgaaagacaaaacccgaccacggagggaatatcataacacatagccggaaatggcaagagtcggagttacaaatatggcaagttacatgcggggtgttacatgtTACCTGCATCTGTGGCAAAGCAACTAAACATTTATCTGAACAACTGCTTCTGGAGAAAATATGGTACTCAGGAGAGGGGTGCTGCTTTGATTGCCTGGGACACTGCATGTAAACCCAAAGACCATGGTGGTATGCTACCTGTATTGATGGCTCTGGTAATACTATTCACTTTTGGTCTGATACCTGGTGGGATCAAACTCTGAGCACTAAATTTCCCGAACTGTACTCCTTTTTAATCAACAAAGAGATCTCTCATCAGCATACACTTGATGCACATGAGTTTGAAAGCCTCTTCCATACACCTATTTCTCTCTGGGCTTACCAGCAATACACAACACTACAGACACAACTAGGAGAAAGTACAACAATCGAGGCTAAGGATATTTGGTCTCTTCGGAGGAACAACATACCATATTATTCTATGGTGATGTACAATTCCATGGTAGGAAACATCACAACATCAAAAAAATTCAAGGATATGTGGAAGACCTCATGCAGACTCAGATATAAGATTTTCTTTTGGCTTATGCTCCATGACCGGGTCAACACCAGGAACCTTCTGCAACGTAAAACGATGTATCTGGATAAATATGATTGTGCATTTTGCATAGATAACACCGAGGAGACCTTGCTCCATCTTTTTTGGAAGTATCCATTTGCTCTTCACTGCTGGGAGCACATCATGCCTTCTAAGTTCGGAGGAATTTCAGTATTTGATGACATCCAGCTAGCCATGAATCAGCTCCCCAAATACATAGATTTGGACATTATTATCATGGGCCGCTGGAGTTTATGGTCCATTCGTAATGATAAAATTTTCAGATCAGCTGCCCCTCACCTCCAGGGCTGGATGTACTACTTAAAAGAGGGCCTTTGGTCCCCGCAGATCAGAACTAGGCAAGCAAAAGCACTCCAAATTAGTTGTTGGGTTGAGCAACACTTGTAACATTCATTAGGTGATGATTCCTAGAACTGGCATTGGAGTGCTTATAAGGGTAAAGAGGCTGTTGTGTTGGCTGGAACCTTAGTGATCCGGTTTGCAACATGGGTCATTTAGCAAACTGTCGAGTGCAACATGACTCATGTTACGAACTGAACCACCGTTTTGCTACATGAGTCATGTTGCAATGTCCCGAGCTCAGCATGACTTGTGTTGGGAAGCACTCGAGAAGAAGACGAAGCAGGAATTGCGGTGCTGAGGGAATCCTCCCATTGACGATGCATTGACTAAATGGTGGACGAGGCGGCTCATCTTGTCCAGTTTTCAGCCGGACAACATGTAGCGCCGTCCTTCATATTTTCTCTGGTTGTTTGTTTTCACCTGATACTTTGTTATTAAATTTAGCTAGTATTTCCTTTTGGACACGTCCAGGGACCATCCGGCTGCTCCCTAGCGGTCTAGAGCGGCCGACCAAAAAGGAAGTATTTGGTCTCTAATCCATAAATGGAAATAATTTGTCTCCCTAATTCACATGCAAGGAAAACTAATTCATATTAGAGTGAAAAAGTAGCGTGCAATCGGGAAGAAAATACAAAAGCATATATGAACAGGTGTGAACGCATTTAATATGTGTTTCGATTTTTTTAAAGGTCATAACTTATAAACCGCACGTAGGAATTAAGATCCGTTTTCGCCGTTGGAACCATGACGACGTGGTGTTCAAAACTAGATCATGCATGGGTGTGTTTCGACAAACTTATTTGTGTGCAACTGACTTCCCGTTTGGTGCAATTGTTTAGTAGTCGATGTGCAACTATCTCGTTGATGGGCAACTTCCCCCCTACTCACGGACATGCAGTTTTCACATATGCGGACAACTATGAACGCATTAATGCGGGGTTAATTTTTCTAAAAAGATCATAACTTTTGAACCGAACATCAAAATTAAGATCCGCTTCCATCATTGGAATCCTCAAGACGTgctcttcgaaactagatcccgcATGAGTATGTTTTGACCAACCTTTTGTGTGCACTTTAGTCCCCGTATGATGCAACTGCTTAGCAGTCGATGTGCAACTACTTGACAGTTGATGTGCAATTTTTCTCCTCCGCGAGGACGTGCAGTTTTTACGGATAGCACCTTCATTCCAAACTACCCCTGCCAATGAGATGTGCAACTTCATCTGTTGTCCAGGCCAACTGGCTAGTAGTCGATGTGCAACTTTCCTGTTGCATGTTGATTTGCAACTTTTTCTATTTGCGGCCTCGGCCAGCTGCCGAGCAGTGAATGTGCAACTTCGAATGTAGCCATGGCCAACTGCCTAACAGTGATGTGCAACTTCCCATCGTACCCCCTGTGGATGTATACTTTTCGCTACTAGCACCCCGTCCAAACTACACAGCAGGTGAGATGTGCAACTTTAGCGCCCAGTCAATATGCAACTTTTCACTAACCTCGTGAATGTGCAATTTTCACCATGCAACTATACTTGTCTGTGAGATGTGCAACTTCATATGTTGCGCGGGCCAACTTCCTAGTAGACAATGTGCAACTCCATCTTTTGCTTAGCCAACGAAAATTACACATCGATAAGTAAGGAGGAGAAGTTGCACATCGACCACTAGGCAGCTGGCTGAAACAACAAACTAAGTTGAACATATCGTTGAAAAGCTACACATCCACGAGTAGGAAGGAGGGTTGCACATCAATGACTAGGTAGTTGGTTGGACAGTAGATTAGTTCCACATCAGGTTATCATGGGTTAGGTTGCAGCTTATAGAAAGTTGGATCATGAAGTAAATTAGTTTTGAAAAAAGTTGCACGATGCAATACCAAAGTTGCACCATATAGCACGAAAGTTGGCATGGAATTTTTTTGTCAAAACATACCGATCCGGAATCTAGTTTCAAAAATGCTTTCGCGAGGATTTCAACGGTGAAAACAGATCTTAATTCCGATGTGCAGTTCAAAAGTTATGGTTTTTTAAATTTTCTTGAAACAAAATTAAATGCACATTAAGTGTTGCATGCACCTCCCGTGTCACAGTACTGTACCTCATAAAAAAAGAAAACAATCACTAAGCTCTTGCTCATGGAGTCTGGCTGGCTTGTCCTAGTCATTTATTTTATCACGTAGCATCGGCCGCTCGATTCTATCAAATCGTGCACGCGCACGATTAGGTATTTACATTTCCTTTTTGACGCAAAATATAGCTAGTACTTAGATGTGTTGCAGCAGTCGCCCAGTCATATCCATATTGCCAAATTAAACGTGAGGTCATTGAGAAAATGTAGTAACAAAATCAAAGTATGATTCTGTATTGCCATCTAATGCTAGTATATGGCCAATTCCTTCCCGGAATCAGGTGTTTAATTCGTCCATCAAAGGAGTGAATTCCTTTTATCAACAACAGAATCAACGCAATAAGAATAGGAAATCACCGAATTCTCTTGTTGTTTCTCCGTAATTACTGGTTCCCATATAATTCTTGCACTTTCCATCATTGTCAATGCAAACCAATACTTTGGCacttatatactccctccgttcctaaatataagtctttggagagatttcactatggaccacatacggagcAAAACGAATGAATCTACcctctaaaatgcatctatatacatctgtatgtggttcatagtggaatctctacaaagacttatatttaggaatgaagggagtatGTGCGTTCGAATTACGAAGGACGGCCCAATATCGTAGGCGATTTTCAATCAAGAAGAAAGGAGAAGATGAAGAGGCACCCGTTGATCATTGTGATGCTATTCCTCTCTTTTCTGTTCTTTAGCTGTGGTCAGGGAAGAAGTTCAACGCTCTCGGAAAGCGACTTCGAACTGGAGAGAGAGCTCAAGATGCTTAACACGCCCTATGTCAAATCCTTCAAGGTAACCATGCAATCGGAACAAACACTTCGTTCAAGATGATTCGAGAATCCAAATCCGATGTACTTATGCCAGGATGATTTGATGAAATGGCAGGATAATTATGGCGTAGTTTTTGACTGTGTCGACATTTACAAGCAGCCCGCATTCGATCATCCTCTCCTGAAGAATCACGTACTACAGGTCACCATTCTATATTTTCCATCTTTACTGTCAAAAATTTGTAGgaacttttttttttttgctttgagAAACACGGTACGAACTCCTGATGTAATCAGTATTTTTAGTCATCGTTGTCAGATTTACAGATCTATCTGCCCTTGTATTAGACTCTGACATGTCCTTGTAGGATTCCCGAGCACTGTACTTATACGGCAGATACCATAGGAAATGGCTCACGAAAAATGGCCATCCGGATTTGTTGGAGATATGCATGCCATTCATATGGCCCATGTATGGCTATTGAAATAACGATTACATGTTTTTCCCCGCAAAAAATGCATTCTGATTGTATTTGCACTATAAAATAAAAAGTCTTTTTTTCACACTAATCTTTATTTCATTGTGGAACCCATCGCCTTGTAGTGCTTAAAAAAACCATCACCTTGTATCATCAATTCTTATTTTGCTTTGGTATGCTCAAATTGTTGAGAgatttttttgagaaaccttgtatCACCGAATTAGATGCCGCCAAATTCAAGTTCCGGCACTGGTCTACCGACAACAGGGGAAAGTTGTCCTTATGGAACTGTCCCGATACGGAGAACTCTCAAGGAAGATCTTGTAAGGGGACGTGCACTTCGTCCGGTGTACAAACCAACGGCAACGGACACCAATGGAATTGACGTGCAGCATGCAAGATAGATTTGTGTTGAATCTTTATTGCATTATACCTTCATTGTTTGGGTTCCCAGTACTACTAATCATCTGGGAAACGAGATTGACATTTTCACTGTTCATGCCATGGGTTTCCCCTAGTTCGCCCTGGTGTTGTTAGACAGCGAGAAAGGCAAGACATTCCAGAGCGCGAGTGCTTCGATCGAGGTGTATTATTTCCCTATGCCGTCAGATGCTGCTTCCACAGCTCAGATGCTGGTTGTGGACGACAGGTCAAGCAATGTGACCGTCGTGCAAGCTGGATGGCATGTAAGTTTTGACATTTGACAAGTTCAAAGCGAACACACAGTTTGTTGTGGTCTCTGACACTAATGCCTGTTGCATCAACCAGATTGATCCTGGCCGCGAAGGCGACGGGCAGAGCCGTTTAACGGTTTACTGGACGGTGCGTATGGTATACAGATTTGCATGCAATGGACCAAACGCTGTTTATGTTGTACTATTATTACATTTACAGTGGAATCTCTTTTGATACAGGCTGATGACTACAAACAGACGGGCTGCCCTAACATGCAGTGCCCTGGATTTGTGCTGGTAAACCAATATGTCGCCCCTGGGACGGCCTTTCCGGCTGGATCATCGATTGCTTTAACCATCTTCAGGGTGAGATGACCTTCATTCATCACACGTTtctaaatactccctccgttacATAATTTAGAAGCGTTTTTTACACTACTAGTGTCAAAAAGCTCTTATATTATGAAAATAGTATGTATAGGACACAGGAAATAACTACATTTTGATTTTGACAAGTGTTCCTGAAATACTAGAATTATTATTACTTGTTTACAGGATGACAGACCGGGCACTGGCTAGCTGCAGTCAACGGACTCATCGTGGGCTACTTTCCCCGTGCCATAGTCAACGGCATGGACGGCAGCACCCAGGTCCAAGTGGGAGGGACCGTGTACGCGCCACCGGGGAGGAAGAGCCAAGTTCAAGTGGTTAGCAGTCCGCGGCAGCACGAATGTCAAGTTTAGGAAGACCAAGGACGTCGACGACTCCAGCATATATGACGTTGTGGTCACTTCAGCTTCACAAAATGCTCCTGATGGATTTTCCTTCCAGTATGGTGGCCCCGGAGATGCATAGCAGAGCTCCTTTTTCTTTTTGCCTTTTTAGCAGCCGTGCTAAAAGGGAGCCGTGGATTGTACGTGGTACGTCGAGCTCCCCTCACTTCTCGATCCCACCGATTCTTCACACTCCCCATTtcattcttatttattttatttttaatcCCAAACTGTTCCCATATCTGGCAATCCACCCCGCAATTAGCACTGAGCCCATCGGCGGTTTCCTTCCTACTCCCTTCGTTATCTTTTTTCTTTGTGCGTGAGAGTCAACTTCTCGCCTTTCTCTTTGCCTCCCCGATCCCCATCTAAGGTTGTTGTGGCCGCTCCACTCCGGTCGCCATGGATCACGAACACGTATGTGTGAAGAAATCCGGGAGGATGTGTTCTTTCGCTGGCGAATAAATCAAGGTAGCCATACCGTCGCGTGGTAGCCGTCGTGTCCATGACTCCTCGTCAGGTGTCCTGCCTGAGTCCAGCATGAGATAGATGGCG contains:
- the LOC141040852 gene encoding protein neprosin-like, which gives rise to MKRHPLIIVMLFLSFLFFSCGQGRSSTLSESDFELERELKMLNTPYVKSFKDNYGVVFDCVDIYKQPAFDHPLLKNHVLQMPPNSSSGTGLPTTGESCPYGTVPIRRTLKEDLVRGRALRPVYKPTATDTNGIDVQHFALVLLDSEKGKTFQSASASIEVYYFPMPSDAASTAQMLVVDDRSSNVTVVQAGWHIDPGREGDGQSRLTVYWTADDYKQTGCPNMQCPGFVLVNQYVAPGTAFPAGSSIALTIFRHEIDGDVHALGVLVESGTARSSLVAAEYSSAVPAR